In Harmonia axyridis chromosome X, icHarAxyr1.1, whole genome shotgun sequence, a single window of DNA contains:
- the LOC123685697 gene encoding plasma membrane calcium-transporting ATPase 2 isoform X9: MATIDGRPAQYGITLKQLRDLMEHRGREGVNKVIEFGGAQEICKKLYTSPSEGLSGSQVDLEHRRETFGSNSIPPKPPKTFLQLVWEALQDITLIILEVAAIVSLGLSFYTPPQGDHSEDETSHGWIEGLAILISVIVVVIVTAFNDYTKERQFRGLQSRIEGEHKFAVIRQGEVKQISVSEIVVGDICQIKYGDLLPADGILIQSNDLKVDESSLTGESDHVKKGEHFDPMVLSGTHVMEGSGKMLVSAVGVNSQAGIIFTLLGAAVDEHEAEVKKMKKEAKKQRKKKSLTGEEENVTGNSHMNSPAPVVNKVDGSAPQEDGKENHVAPSNTSSESHKKEKSVLQAKLTKLAIQIGYAGSTIAMLTVVILVVHFCVTTFVIEKKPWESSYAGNLVRHLIIGVTVLVVAVPEGLPLAVTLSLAYSVKKMMKDNNLVRHLDACETMGNATAICSDKTGTLTTNRMTVVQSYICEQLCKTMPKFSDIPAHVGSVLVQGIAVNCAYTSRVMPPDEANELPKQVGNKTECALLGFVLGLGKNYQTVRDDIPEESFTRVLTFNSVRKSMSTVIPKKGGGYRLFTKGASEIILNKCAFIYGHDGRLEKFTRDMQERLLRQVIEPMACDGLRTICVAFREFVPGKAEINQVHIESEPNWDDEENTVNNLTCICVVGIEDPVRPEVPEAIRKCQKAGITVRMVTGDNINTARSIATKCGIVRPNEDFLILEGKEFNKRIRDSSGEVQQHLLDKVWPKLRVLARSSPTDKYTLVKGIIDSKISDNREVVAVTGDGTNDGPALKKADVGFAMGIAGTDVAKEASDIILTDDNFSSIVKAVMWGRNVYDSIAKFLQFQLTVNVVAVVVAFIGACAVQDSPLKAVQMLWVNLIMDTLASLALATELPTSDLLLRKPYGRTKPLISRTMMKNILGQAIYQLTIIFALLFVGDRMLDIESGRGLIDSGRTQHFTVIFNSFVMMTLFNEFNARKIHGQRNVFEGIFTNPIFYTIWIGTCAAQVFIIQWGGLAFSTKSLTLEQWLWCLFFGVGTLLWGQLVTTVPTRKLPKILSWGRGHPEEYTEAINIGEEKFDVDSDKKPRAGQILWIRGLTRLQTQIRVVNAFRQGLDARYGEHSNTSLAEVLRKQTSLSKRLSQTSSIEYADNIPDELTIPEIDVERLSSHSHTETAV, translated from the exons ATGGCTACGATAGACGGCCGTCCCGCGCAGTATGGCATTACTTTGAAACAACTCCGCGACCTCATGGAACACAGAGGTCGCGAAGGAGTAAACAAAGTTATTGAATTCGGTGGAGCACaagaaatttgtaaaaaattatACACATCGCCTAGTGAAG GTCTTAGCGGATCACAAGTAGATTTAGAACATAGAAGAGAAACTTTCGGGTCAAATTCGATACCTCCAAAACCCCCGAAGACATTTCTTCAATTAGTATGGGAAGCTTTACAAGATATTACACTTATAATTCTAGAAGTAGCAGCCATAGTGTCTTTAGGTCTTTCCTTCTATACACCACCACAAGGAGATC atagtgaagatgaaacgTCACATGGTTGGATCGAAGGATTAGCTATTTTAATATCTGTTATTGTTGTAGTGATAGTGACTGCTTTTAATGATTACACGAAAGAACGGCAATTTAGGGGCTTGCAAAGTCGAATCGAGGGTGAACACAAGTTCGCCGTCATTCGACAAGGTGAAGTTAAACAAATTTCAGTTAGTGAAATTGTGGTCGGTGATATTTGCCAAATTAAGTATGGAGACCTTTTACCAGCGGACGGTATTCTCATACAGTCTAATGACCTGAAG gTTGATGAATCGTCGTTGACCGGTGAATCGGACCATGTGAAGAAAGGTGAACACTTCGATCCTATGGTACTGTCTGGTACCCACGTGATGGAGGGTTCTGGAAAAATGCTTGTCTCGGCTGTAGGTGTGAACTCGCAGGCCGGTATCATCTTCACGTTGTTGGGAGCAGCTGTAGACGAACATGAAGCCGAagtgaagaaaatgaagaaag AAGCTAAAAAGCAGCGGAAGAAGAAAAGTCTCACAG GTGAAGAAGAAAACGTAACAGGAAACAGTCACATGAACTCACCGGCGCCTGTGGTCAATAAAGTGGACGGCTCAGCACCTCAAGAAGACGGCAAAGAGAACCACGTGGCACCCAGCAATACATCATCGGAAAGCCACAAGAAAGAGAAATCCGTTCTGCAGGCCAAACTGACCAAATTGGCCATTCAAATTGGGTACGCTGGATCAACGATTGCAATGCTAACTGTTGTTATCCTTGTTGTTCACTTCTGTGTAACGACGTTCGTGATAGAAAAGAAACCGTGGGAAAGTTCCTATGCCGGCAACTTGGTGAGACATCTCATCATTGGTGTCACCGTACTTGTGGTTGCTGTCCCAGAGGGTTTGCCCCTTGCTGTAACGCTATCGCTCGCTTACAGTGTGAAG AAAATGATGAAAGATAACAACTTGGTCAGGCATTTGGATGCTTGTGAAACCATGGGAAATGCCACAGCTATTTGTTCAGACAAGACAGGAACACTTACTACGAACAGAATGACAGTTGTACAGTCATATATTTGTGAGCAACTCTGCAAAACAATGCCAAAATTCTCCGATATTCCAGCGCATGTTGGTAGTGTGCTCGTTCAAGGCATCGCTGTAAACTGTGCCTACACATCAAGGGTGATG cccCCAGATGAGGCTAACGAGCTACCAAAACAGGTCGGTAACAAGACAGAATGTGCTCTGCTTGGTTTCGTTTTGGGCCTTGGTAAAAATTATCAAACCGTAAGGGATGATATTCCAGAAGAATCATTCACCAGAGTTTTAACCTTCAATTCAGTACGAAAATCCATGAGCACTGTGATACCAAAGAAGGGTGGTGGATACAGACTGTTCACCAAGGGTGcgtctgaaattattttaaacaa GTGTGCCTTCATTTACGGCCATGATGGTCGATTGGAAAAGTTCACAAGGGATATGCAAGAACGTTTGTTGAGACAAGTTATTGAACCTATGGCTTGTGATGGTTTGAGAACTATTTGTGTAGCTTTTCGCGAATTTGTGCCTGGTAAAGCTGAAATAAATCAAGTGCACATAGAAAGTGAACCGAATTGGGATGACGAAGAAAATACCGTAAACAATTTAACATGCATCTGCGTGGTCGGTATTGAAGATCCCGTACGACCGGAAGTACCAGAGGCTATCCGCAAATGCCAGAAGGCGGGTATCACGGTGCGTATGGTGACTGGTGATAATATTAACACAGCCAGGTCCATTGCTACGAAATGCGGAATCGTTAGACCAAACGAAGATTTCCTTATTCTTGAAGGAAAGGAGTTCAACAAGAGGATCAGGGATAGTTCTGGAGAG GTTCAGCAACATCTTCTGGACAAGGTGTGGCCTAAGCTGAGGGTTCTAGCTAGATCTTCACCAACCGACAAGTACACATTGGTTAAAGGCATCATAGACAGTAAAATAAGTGACAATCGTGAAGTAGTTGCTGTAACTGGTGACGGTACAAATGACGGTCCAGCTTTGAAGAAAGCAGATGTCGGTTTTGCTATGGGTATTGCTGGTACTGATGTGGCCAAAGAGGCTTCAGATATTATTTTGACTGACGATAACTTTAGTAGTATTGTTAAAGCTGTTATGTGGGGAAGAAATGTTTATGATAGTATAGCTAAGTTCTTGCAATTCCAACTTACCGTTAATGTTGTTGCTGTTGTTGTAGCATTTATAGGTGCCTGTGCAGTGCAAGACAGTCCTTTGAAG GCTGTTCAGATGTTGTGGGTCAACTTGATCATGGACACCCTTGCTTCATTGGCGTTGGCCACAGAGTTGCCAACATCAGATCTACTTTTAAGGAAACCATACGGTAGAACCAAACCTCTCATTTCAAGGACTATGATGAAAAATATCTTAGGACAAGCAATTTACCAACTTACTATCATATTTGCCTTACTTTTCGTTG GTGACAGGATGCTGGACATTGAGAGTGGAAGAGGACTTATAGATTCAGGACGAACACAACATTTTACTGTCATTTTTAACTCCTTTGTCATGATGacattattcaatgaatttaaCGCTAGGAAAATCCATGGACAACGTAATGTATTTGAAGGAATCTTCACAAATCCCATATTTTACACAATTTGGATTGGCACATGTGCAGCTCAG GTGTTTATTATTCAATGGGGAGGATTGGCGTTCTCCACAAAAAGCCTAACACTAGAACAATGGCTCTGGTGTTTATTCTTTGGTGTTGGCACTCTTTTATGGGGTCAACTGGTAACAACAGTCCCTACCAGGAAACTACCGAAAATTCTTTC ATGGGGAAGGGGTCATCCTGAGGAATATACAGAAGCAATAAACATTGGCGAAGAGAAATTTGACGTTGACTCTGACAAAAAACCAAGAGCTGGTCAGATTTTGTGGATAAGAGGGTTGACTAGGTTGCAGACGCAG
- the LOC123685697 gene encoding plasma membrane calcium-transporting ATPase 2 isoform X1 has product MATIDGRPAQYGITLKQLRDLMEHRGREGVNKVIEFGGAQEICKKLYTSPSEGLSGSQVDLEHRRETFGSNSIPPKPPKTFLQLVWEALQDITLIILEVAAIVSLGLSFYTPPQGDHSEDETSHGWIEGLAILISVIVVVIVTAFNDYTKERQFRGLQSRIEGEHKFAVIRQGEVKQISVSEIVVGDICQIKYGDLLPADGILIQSNDLKVDESSLTGESDHVKKGEHFDPMVLSGTHVMEGSGKMLVSAVGVNSQAGIIFTLLGAAVDEHEAEVKKMKKEAKKQRKKKSLTGEEENVTGNSHMNSPAPVVNKVDGSAPQEDGKENHVAPSNTSSESHKKEKSVLQAKLTKLAIQIGYAGSTIAMLTVVILVVHFCVTTFVIEKKPWESSYAGNLVRHLIIGVTVLVVAVPEGLPLAVTLSLAYSVKKMMKDNNLVRHLDACETMGNATAICSDKTGTLTTNRMTVVQSYICEQLCKTMPKFSDIPAHVGSVLVQGIAVNCAYTSRVMPPDEANELPKQVGNKTECALLGFVLGLGKNYQTVRDDIPEESFTRVLTFNSVRKSMSTVIPKKGGGYRLFTKGASEIILNKCAFIYGHDGRLEKFTRDMQERLLRQVIEPMACDGLRTICVAFREFVPGKAEINQVHIESEPNWDDEENTVNNLTCICVVGIEDPVRPEVPEAIRKCQKAGITVRMVTGDNINTARSIATKCGIVRPNEDFLILEGKEFNKRIRDSSGEVQQHLLDKVWPKLRVLARSSPTDKYTLVKGIIDSKISDNREVVAVTGDGTNDGPALKKADVGFAMGIAGTDVAKEASDIILTDDNFSSIVKAVMWGRNVYDSIAKFLQFQLTVNVVAVVVAFIGACAVQDSPLKAVQMLWVNLIMDTLASLALATELPTSDLLLRKPYGRTKPLISRTMMKNILGQAIYQLTIIFALLFVGDRMLDIESGRGLIDSGRTQHFTVIFNSFVMMTLFNEFNARKIHGQRNVFEGIFTNPIFYTIWIGTCAAQVFIIQWGGLAFSTKSLTLEQWLWCLFFGVGTLLWGQLVTTVPTRKLPKILSWGRGHPEEYTEAINIGEEKFDVDSDKKPRAGQILWIRGLTRLQTQVIGGELQERLIPVPYSKSSTDQAVGQNHVSKIRVVNAFRQGLDARYGEHSNTSLAEVLRKQTSLSKRLSQTSSIEYADNIPDELTIPEIDVERLSSHSHTETAV; this is encoded by the exons ATGGCTACGATAGACGGCCGTCCCGCGCAGTATGGCATTACTTTGAAACAACTCCGCGACCTCATGGAACACAGAGGTCGCGAAGGAGTAAACAAAGTTATTGAATTCGGTGGAGCACaagaaatttgtaaaaaattatACACATCGCCTAGTGAAG GTCTTAGCGGATCACAAGTAGATTTAGAACATAGAAGAGAAACTTTCGGGTCAAATTCGATACCTCCAAAACCCCCGAAGACATTTCTTCAATTAGTATGGGAAGCTTTACAAGATATTACACTTATAATTCTAGAAGTAGCAGCCATAGTGTCTTTAGGTCTTTCCTTCTATACACCACCACAAGGAGATC atagtgaagatgaaacgTCACATGGTTGGATCGAAGGATTAGCTATTTTAATATCTGTTATTGTTGTAGTGATAGTGACTGCTTTTAATGATTACACGAAAGAACGGCAATTTAGGGGCTTGCAAAGTCGAATCGAGGGTGAACACAAGTTCGCCGTCATTCGACAAGGTGAAGTTAAACAAATTTCAGTTAGTGAAATTGTGGTCGGTGATATTTGCCAAATTAAGTATGGAGACCTTTTACCAGCGGACGGTATTCTCATACAGTCTAATGACCTGAAG gTTGATGAATCGTCGTTGACCGGTGAATCGGACCATGTGAAGAAAGGTGAACACTTCGATCCTATGGTACTGTCTGGTACCCACGTGATGGAGGGTTCTGGAAAAATGCTTGTCTCGGCTGTAGGTGTGAACTCGCAGGCCGGTATCATCTTCACGTTGTTGGGAGCAGCTGTAGACGAACATGAAGCCGAagtgaagaaaatgaagaaag AAGCTAAAAAGCAGCGGAAGAAGAAAAGTCTCACAG GTGAAGAAGAAAACGTAACAGGAAACAGTCACATGAACTCACCGGCGCCTGTGGTCAATAAAGTGGACGGCTCAGCACCTCAAGAAGACGGCAAAGAGAACCACGTGGCACCCAGCAATACATCATCGGAAAGCCACAAGAAAGAGAAATCCGTTCTGCAGGCCAAACTGACCAAATTGGCCATTCAAATTGGGTACGCTGGATCAACGATTGCAATGCTAACTGTTGTTATCCTTGTTGTTCACTTCTGTGTAACGACGTTCGTGATAGAAAAGAAACCGTGGGAAAGTTCCTATGCCGGCAACTTGGTGAGACATCTCATCATTGGTGTCACCGTACTTGTGGTTGCTGTCCCAGAGGGTTTGCCCCTTGCTGTAACGCTATCGCTCGCTTACAGTGTGAAG AAAATGATGAAAGATAACAACTTGGTCAGGCATTTGGATGCTTGTGAAACCATGGGAAATGCCACAGCTATTTGTTCAGACAAGACAGGAACACTTACTACGAACAGAATGACAGTTGTACAGTCATATATTTGTGAGCAACTCTGCAAAACAATGCCAAAATTCTCCGATATTCCAGCGCATGTTGGTAGTGTGCTCGTTCAAGGCATCGCTGTAAACTGTGCCTACACATCAAGGGTGATG cccCCAGATGAGGCTAACGAGCTACCAAAACAGGTCGGTAACAAGACAGAATGTGCTCTGCTTGGTTTCGTTTTGGGCCTTGGTAAAAATTATCAAACCGTAAGGGATGATATTCCAGAAGAATCATTCACCAGAGTTTTAACCTTCAATTCAGTACGAAAATCCATGAGCACTGTGATACCAAAGAAGGGTGGTGGATACAGACTGTTCACCAAGGGTGcgtctgaaattattttaaacaa GTGTGCCTTCATTTACGGCCATGATGGTCGATTGGAAAAGTTCACAAGGGATATGCAAGAACGTTTGTTGAGACAAGTTATTGAACCTATGGCTTGTGATGGTTTGAGAACTATTTGTGTAGCTTTTCGCGAATTTGTGCCTGGTAAAGCTGAAATAAATCAAGTGCACATAGAAAGTGAACCGAATTGGGATGACGAAGAAAATACCGTAAACAATTTAACATGCATCTGCGTGGTCGGTATTGAAGATCCCGTACGACCGGAAGTACCAGAGGCTATCCGCAAATGCCAGAAGGCGGGTATCACGGTGCGTATGGTGACTGGTGATAATATTAACACAGCCAGGTCCATTGCTACGAAATGCGGAATCGTTAGACCAAACGAAGATTTCCTTATTCTTGAAGGAAAGGAGTTCAACAAGAGGATCAGGGATAGTTCTGGAGAG GTTCAGCAACATCTTCTGGACAAGGTGTGGCCTAAGCTGAGGGTTCTAGCTAGATCTTCACCAACCGACAAGTACACATTGGTTAAAGGCATCATAGACAGTAAAATAAGTGACAATCGTGAAGTAGTTGCTGTAACTGGTGACGGTACAAATGACGGTCCAGCTTTGAAGAAAGCAGATGTCGGTTTTGCTATGGGTATTGCTGGTACTGATGTGGCCAAAGAGGCTTCAGATATTATTTTGACTGACGATAACTTTAGTAGTATTGTTAAAGCTGTTATGTGGGGAAGAAATGTTTATGATAGTATAGCTAAGTTCTTGCAATTCCAACTTACCGTTAATGTTGTTGCTGTTGTTGTAGCATTTATAGGTGCCTGTGCAGTGCAAGACAGTCCTTTGAAG GCTGTTCAGATGTTGTGGGTCAACTTGATCATGGACACCCTTGCTTCATTGGCGTTGGCCACAGAGTTGCCAACATCAGATCTACTTTTAAGGAAACCATACGGTAGAACCAAACCTCTCATTTCAAGGACTATGATGAAAAATATCTTAGGACAAGCAATTTACCAACTTACTATCATATTTGCCTTACTTTTCGTTG GTGACAGGATGCTGGACATTGAGAGTGGAAGAGGACTTATAGATTCAGGACGAACACAACATTTTACTGTCATTTTTAACTCCTTTGTCATGATGacattattcaatgaatttaaCGCTAGGAAAATCCATGGACAACGTAATGTATTTGAAGGAATCTTCACAAATCCCATATTTTACACAATTTGGATTGGCACATGTGCAGCTCAG GTGTTTATTATTCAATGGGGAGGATTGGCGTTCTCCACAAAAAGCCTAACACTAGAACAATGGCTCTGGTGTTTATTCTTTGGTGTTGGCACTCTTTTATGGGGTCAACTGGTAACAACAGTCCCTACCAGGAAACTACCGAAAATTCTTTC ATGGGGAAGGGGTCATCCTGAGGAATATACAGAAGCAATAAACATTGGCGAAGAGAAATTTGACGTTGACTCTGACAAAAAACCAAGAGCTGGTCAGATTTTGTGGATAAGAGGGTTGACTAGGTTGCAGACGCAG
- the LOC123685697 gene encoding plasma membrane calcium-transporting ATPase 2 isoform X8, whose amino-acid sequence MATIDGRPAQYGITLKQLRDLMEHRGREGVNKVIEFGGAQEICKKLYTSPSEGLSGSQVDLEHRRETFGSNSIPPKPPKTFLQLVWEALQDITLIILEVAAIVSLGLSFYTPPQGDHSEDETSHGWIEGLAILISVIVVVIVTAFNDYTKERQFRGLQSRIEGEHKFAVIRQGEVKQISVSEIVVGDICQIKYGDLLPADGILIQSNDLKVDESSLTGESDHVKKGEHFDPMVLSGTHVMEGSGKMLVSAVGVNSQAGIIFTLLGAAVDEHEAEVKKMKKEAKKQRKKKSLTGEEENVTGNSHMNSPAPVVNKVDGSAPQEDGKENHVAPSNTSSESHKKEKSVLQAKLTKLAIQIGYAGSTIAMLTVVILVVHFCVTTFVIEKKPWESSYAGNLVRHLIIGVTVLVVAVPEGLPLAVTLSLAYSVKKMMKDNNLVRHLDACETMGNATAICSDKTGTLTTNRMTVVQSYICEQLCKTMPKFSDIPAHVGSVLVQGIAVNCAYTSRVMPPDEANELPKQVGNKTECALLGFVLGLGKNYQTVRDDIPEESFTRVLTFNSVRKSMSTVIPKKGGGYRLFTKGASEIILNKCAFIYGHDGRLEKFTRDMQERLLRQVIEPMACDGLRTICVAFREFVPGKAEINQVHIESEPNWDDEENTVNNLTCICVVGIEDPVRPEVPEAIRKCQKAGITVRMVTGDNINTARSIATKCGIVRPNEDFLILEGKEFNKRIRDSSGEVQQHLLDKVWPKLRVLARSSPTDKYTLVKGIIDSKISDNREVVAVTGDGTNDGPALKKADVGFAMGIAGTDVAKEASDIILTDDNFSSIVKAVMWGRNVYDSIAKFLQFQLTVNVVAVVVAFIGACAVQDSPLKAVQMLWVNLIMDTLASLALATELPTSDLLLRKPYGRTKPLISRTMMKNILGQAIYQLTIIFALLFVGDRMLDIESGRGLIDSGRTQHFTVIFNSFVMMTLFNEFNARKIHGQRNVFEGIFTNPIFYTIWIGTCAAQVFIIQWGGLAFSTKSLTLEQWLWCLFFGVGTLLWGQLVTTVPTRKLPKILSWGRGHPEEYTEAINIGEEKFDVDSDKKPRAGQILWIRGLTRLQTQVGQNHIRVVNAFRQGLDARYGEHSNTSLAEVLRKQTSLSKRLSQTSSIEYADNIPDELTIPEIDVERLSSHSHTETAV is encoded by the exons ATGGCTACGATAGACGGCCGTCCCGCGCAGTATGGCATTACTTTGAAACAACTCCGCGACCTCATGGAACACAGAGGTCGCGAAGGAGTAAACAAAGTTATTGAATTCGGTGGAGCACaagaaatttgtaaaaaattatACACATCGCCTAGTGAAG GTCTTAGCGGATCACAAGTAGATTTAGAACATAGAAGAGAAACTTTCGGGTCAAATTCGATACCTCCAAAACCCCCGAAGACATTTCTTCAATTAGTATGGGAAGCTTTACAAGATATTACACTTATAATTCTAGAAGTAGCAGCCATAGTGTCTTTAGGTCTTTCCTTCTATACACCACCACAAGGAGATC atagtgaagatgaaacgTCACATGGTTGGATCGAAGGATTAGCTATTTTAATATCTGTTATTGTTGTAGTGATAGTGACTGCTTTTAATGATTACACGAAAGAACGGCAATTTAGGGGCTTGCAAAGTCGAATCGAGGGTGAACACAAGTTCGCCGTCATTCGACAAGGTGAAGTTAAACAAATTTCAGTTAGTGAAATTGTGGTCGGTGATATTTGCCAAATTAAGTATGGAGACCTTTTACCAGCGGACGGTATTCTCATACAGTCTAATGACCTGAAG gTTGATGAATCGTCGTTGACCGGTGAATCGGACCATGTGAAGAAAGGTGAACACTTCGATCCTATGGTACTGTCTGGTACCCACGTGATGGAGGGTTCTGGAAAAATGCTTGTCTCGGCTGTAGGTGTGAACTCGCAGGCCGGTATCATCTTCACGTTGTTGGGAGCAGCTGTAGACGAACATGAAGCCGAagtgaagaaaatgaagaaag AAGCTAAAAAGCAGCGGAAGAAGAAAAGTCTCACAG GTGAAGAAGAAAACGTAACAGGAAACAGTCACATGAACTCACCGGCGCCTGTGGTCAATAAAGTGGACGGCTCAGCACCTCAAGAAGACGGCAAAGAGAACCACGTGGCACCCAGCAATACATCATCGGAAAGCCACAAGAAAGAGAAATCCGTTCTGCAGGCCAAACTGACCAAATTGGCCATTCAAATTGGGTACGCTGGATCAACGATTGCAATGCTAACTGTTGTTATCCTTGTTGTTCACTTCTGTGTAACGACGTTCGTGATAGAAAAGAAACCGTGGGAAAGTTCCTATGCCGGCAACTTGGTGAGACATCTCATCATTGGTGTCACCGTACTTGTGGTTGCTGTCCCAGAGGGTTTGCCCCTTGCTGTAACGCTATCGCTCGCTTACAGTGTGAAG AAAATGATGAAAGATAACAACTTGGTCAGGCATTTGGATGCTTGTGAAACCATGGGAAATGCCACAGCTATTTGTTCAGACAAGACAGGAACACTTACTACGAACAGAATGACAGTTGTACAGTCATATATTTGTGAGCAACTCTGCAAAACAATGCCAAAATTCTCCGATATTCCAGCGCATGTTGGTAGTGTGCTCGTTCAAGGCATCGCTGTAAACTGTGCCTACACATCAAGGGTGATG cccCCAGATGAGGCTAACGAGCTACCAAAACAGGTCGGTAACAAGACAGAATGTGCTCTGCTTGGTTTCGTTTTGGGCCTTGGTAAAAATTATCAAACCGTAAGGGATGATATTCCAGAAGAATCATTCACCAGAGTTTTAACCTTCAATTCAGTACGAAAATCCATGAGCACTGTGATACCAAAGAAGGGTGGTGGATACAGACTGTTCACCAAGGGTGcgtctgaaattattttaaacaa GTGTGCCTTCATTTACGGCCATGATGGTCGATTGGAAAAGTTCACAAGGGATATGCAAGAACGTTTGTTGAGACAAGTTATTGAACCTATGGCTTGTGATGGTTTGAGAACTATTTGTGTAGCTTTTCGCGAATTTGTGCCTGGTAAAGCTGAAATAAATCAAGTGCACATAGAAAGTGAACCGAATTGGGATGACGAAGAAAATACCGTAAACAATTTAACATGCATCTGCGTGGTCGGTATTGAAGATCCCGTACGACCGGAAGTACCAGAGGCTATCCGCAAATGCCAGAAGGCGGGTATCACGGTGCGTATGGTGACTGGTGATAATATTAACACAGCCAGGTCCATTGCTACGAAATGCGGAATCGTTAGACCAAACGAAGATTTCCTTATTCTTGAAGGAAAGGAGTTCAACAAGAGGATCAGGGATAGTTCTGGAGAG GTTCAGCAACATCTTCTGGACAAGGTGTGGCCTAAGCTGAGGGTTCTAGCTAGATCTTCACCAACCGACAAGTACACATTGGTTAAAGGCATCATAGACAGTAAAATAAGTGACAATCGTGAAGTAGTTGCTGTAACTGGTGACGGTACAAATGACGGTCCAGCTTTGAAGAAAGCAGATGTCGGTTTTGCTATGGGTATTGCTGGTACTGATGTGGCCAAAGAGGCTTCAGATATTATTTTGACTGACGATAACTTTAGTAGTATTGTTAAAGCTGTTATGTGGGGAAGAAATGTTTATGATAGTATAGCTAAGTTCTTGCAATTCCAACTTACCGTTAATGTTGTTGCTGTTGTTGTAGCATTTATAGGTGCCTGTGCAGTGCAAGACAGTCCTTTGAAG GCTGTTCAGATGTTGTGGGTCAACTTGATCATGGACACCCTTGCTTCATTGGCGTTGGCCACAGAGTTGCCAACATCAGATCTACTTTTAAGGAAACCATACGGTAGAACCAAACCTCTCATTTCAAGGACTATGATGAAAAATATCTTAGGACAAGCAATTTACCAACTTACTATCATATTTGCCTTACTTTTCGTTG GTGACAGGATGCTGGACATTGAGAGTGGAAGAGGACTTATAGATTCAGGACGAACACAACATTTTACTGTCATTTTTAACTCCTTTGTCATGATGacattattcaatgaatttaaCGCTAGGAAAATCCATGGACAACGTAATGTATTTGAAGGAATCTTCACAAATCCCATATTTTACACAATTTGGATTGGCACATGTGCAGCTCAG GTGTTTATTATTCAATGGGGAGGATTGGCGTTCTCCACAAAAAGCCTAACACTAGAACAATGGCTCTGGTGTTTATTCTTTGGTGTTGGCACTCTTTTATGGGGTCAACTGGTAACAACAGTCCCTACCAGGAAACTACCGAAAATTCTTTC ATGGGGAAGGGGTCATCCTGAGGAATATACAGAAGCAATAAACATTGGCGAAGAGAAATTTGACGTTGACTCTGACAAAAAACCAAGAGCTGGTCAGATTTTGTGGATAAGAGGGTTGACTAGGTTGCAGACGCAG